CGCGAATGTCGATGCGCGTCCCGCGCCCGGGCGCCGTCACCAACTGCATCGTTCCGCCGATCTCGCTCACGCGCTCCCGCATCGTCGCCAACCCGTAAGCCGCCGGTTTCGCGGCGGCCGGATCGAACCCAACGCCGTCGTCGCGGACAAGCAGACGGACGGCATCGCCGGATCTGAACAATTTAACTTCGAGCCGCGTCGCCCGCGAATGCCGGAGTGCGTTCGACAGCGCTTCCTGCGCGATGCGGAACAAATGATCCTCGATTCCTTTCGGCAGCGATAAAGGCTCTTCGAACTCCCAAGCGATGTCCATCGGCACCTTCGAACGCAGTTCGGCCAAAAGCGCGGCCAAACCGTGCGCGAGCGGCCGGCCTTCCAGCGCGACCGGGCGCAAATGCAACAACAACGCGCGCATTTCGGACTGCGCGACCGCCGCCATCTCTTCGATCAATTCGAGCTGACGCTTCGTCCGCTCCGCATCGCGCTCAATCTCCCTGCGCGCCGCCGTCGCCGTCATCGAAATCGCGAACAGCTGCTGGCTGACCGCGTCGTGCAACTCGCGCGCCAGACGCTGACGCTCCTCGTTGGCAGCGGCCGCTTTCGCTTTTTCGGCGAGTTCCGCATTGTGCGACGACAGCCGCTGCAAGGAAGAAATTTGTTCCTGCCAAATCCGGCCGATATCGCCCAATCGTTCCGCCAAACGCCCGAACGCCTCGTCCTCGAACGCAGGAACGGGATAACTGAAATTGCCCTTTTCCCAGGCCGTGAGACATCCGTCCAGCTCATCGATCCGCCGGCGTACCCGACTTGCACGCCAATAGCCGACCGCCGCGCCGAGCCCCGACGCGCCCAAGGCCGCAATGCCGAAAACCGCAGCCGCCTCCGCCCACCGGTCCTCTACGGGAAAAAGGCCGAACGTCGTCGACGCATACGCCGCGACGGCCAGCACGCACCAACCGTACAACACCGTTCCCGCGATCTCGCGCCAGATCCCGCCGGTCCGCCCGCGCATCCACGGCCGCCTCCGCTTCACAGCCGAATGATCTCAACATCCGCTACGAAACAGCGGACGACAAGTTTCATCACCGGCCCGGAATCGCCGTCGAAAGTCGGCCGGCCCGGCGACCGCCAGACGAACCGATGCCAAAGACCGGATTCCCGGCGGCCCGGAGCCCGGAACTCGCCGAACACGGCGAATCCTTCGACCTCCACACGCCAGTCGTCGGGAACGATCAATCGCACGTCGCCGACAATCCCCTCCAGCTCGACGGTCGTCTCCGGCCGTTCGGGCATCGCCAGCGACAGATCGATCCGCACCTCGCCGACCAAAGACAACACCTGAGCGTCGCTCAGCACGAACGGCGCGCGCTCCCATCTCAGGCTGCGCACCAGACCGCCGAACCGCGCCCCTGCCGCCGACCGGCGCCAGTCGCGGGCGCGCGCATAAAAAAAGACGGAAGCCGCCACTGCCAGCAACACGAGCAGCGGCCAATGCGCTACCATCAAGAAAAGAGTCCCGGCGGCCATCGCGGCGTAACCGACGCCGTCGGCGCGCACCGACGCCCGGTAAACGCCGAGGGCGACCGCCGTCAATGCGGCGAGCGTGACCGGATCGAAAATTCGATCGAGCACCAGAAACAAACCGGCGGCCAGCAGCACCATCGCCGTCCGCCCGTGCTTTTCCCGCATCGCCGCCCGCCTCCTTCTGGACCAAAATGGAACGAACGGACGCCGTCGCCGGTCGTCCGTCCGCTTCTAGCGCGTCGCCGTATCAGGCATCGCCGTTAAGTTTCGCCTTCAGCGCACGCAATTCCTCCTCGACGCGCTCGCGCCGTTCGTCCTGTGCTTGCGGCGTTCCGACGAAAGGCGAAGCGGCCGGCGATACCGCGTAACCAGGCGCGGCGAAGGGCGACGCCGCAATGTCCGCTTCGGCTTCCATACGCAAAATTTTTTCCTCGATGCGTTGGAACCCGCGGGCGGCCGTGCCCGCCTCGAACGCGTGCGCCGCGCCGAATTCGGCCATCTGTTTTCTCGCCTGCGCCATCTGCGCTCGGGCCGCCAGCTCGTTGCGCTTGTGGCGCATGCGGTAATAGTCTTCTTTCATTTCGCGCAACTGCCGCAACAGCTCCTCCGAACGTTTCCGCGCCTCCTCGCGCCAATTCGCCAGCTCAGCGGCGCGCGACTGGAAATACAGCTTGCGCTCCAGCGCCGCCCGGGCCGCCGGTTCGTCGCCGGCCAGAAGCGCCCGCTCGGCCTCCGCCTCGCACTGGCCGACCCGCCGCTCGGCCTCCGACTTCTGCTCGTTCAGTTTCCGCTCGGCCGCCATCTGCTTGGCAGCCGTCACCTCAGCGCGCGCGATCTCGTCTTCCATGTCGCGGAGATACTGATTCAGCATCATCACCGGATCTTCCAGTTTGTCCAAAATTTCATGAACCGTCGCTTTCGTCAAGTCGCCGATTCGTCTGAACACGCTCATCGTTTTCAGTCTCCTTTCTCCGGTTTCGGCCGATCGTCGCCGTTTTCACGCAGGCCGTTTTCGTACTGGGCGAGTTTCGCCTTCAACCGCTCGATTTCTTTAAGCAGCGCCTTTTTCTCCAAATCCCGCATCGCTTCGTCGATCGGCGAGGAAGCGGGATCGTGCACGCCGCCGGCCCCTGCTCCGTAGCCGTAACCGCCGGCATAGCCGACGCCGTAGCCCGCTTTCGTCTCCGCCCCCGGCGGCCAGCTGCGGCAACACGGATCGTGCGCCCGAGGACCGTAGCCCGGCTGCGCCCCGTAAGATGTTCCGGCCCCCGGACCGTGCGCCGGACCGTATGAAG
This DNA window, taken from Candidatus Reconcilbacillus cellulovorans, encodes the following:
- a CDS encoding phage shock protein A encodes the protein MSVFRRIGDLTKATVHEILDKLEDPVMMLNQYLRDMEDEIARAEVTAAKQMAAERKLNEQKSEAERRVGQCEAEAERALLAGDEPAARAALERKLYFQSRAAELANWREEARKRSEELLRQLREMKEDYYRMRHKRNELAARAQMAQARKQMAEFGAAHAFEAGTAARGFQRIEEKILRMEAEADIAASPFAAPGYAVSPAASPFVGTPQAQDERRERVEEELRALKAKLNGDA
- a CDS encoding sensor histidine kinase — its product is MRGRTGGIWREIAGTVLYGWCVLAVAAYASTTFGLFPVEDRWAEAAAVFGIAALGASGLGAAVGYWRASRVRRRIDELDGCLTAWEKGNFSYPVPAFEDEAFGRLAERLGDIGRIWQEQISSLQRLSSHNAELAEKAKAAAANEERQRLARELHDAVSQQLFAISMTATAARREIERDAERTKRQLELIEEMAAVAQSEMRALLLHLRPVALEGRPLAHGLAALLAELRSKVPMDIAWEFEEPLSLPKGIEDHLFRIAQEALSNALRHSRATRLEVKLFRSGDAVRLLVRDDGVGFDPAAAKPAAYGLATMRERVSEIGGTMQLVTAPGRGTRIDIRVPVLPGTHEEGADRSEIGGYDETD